One segment of Plasmodium vivax chromosome 14, whole genome shotgun sequence DNA contains the following:
- a CDS encoding chaperonin CPN60, mitochondrial precursor, putative (encoded by transcript PVX_100550A; Apicoplast targeted protein. Curated by Stuart Ralph, Walter and Eliza Hall Institute of Medical Research, Australia.) encodes MNVRQAAALLLVALVGCLLQCGQGVKRKRGVSGRRRGLLNRRLKYINSKLISRRKENYVKVKMTENKVKGKDIIYGNECRNELLRGILTVSDVVKLTLGPRGRNVLLEKEYGSPLIINDGVTIAKNISLKDRKRNNGVKLMQESTNISNDKAGDGTSSTALMTATITRKGIDQVNRNHNPIPIQRGIQLASKMIIEKIKSLSTPIKTYKDILNIATIASNNDTHMGSIIANAYDKLGKNAAIILDDNADINDKLEFTEGYNFDRGIINPYLLYNENKDHIEYNNVSTLITDQNVDNIQSILPILEIFAKNKQPLCIIADDFSNEVLQTLIINKLKGAIKVVPIRAPSFGDRRKDYLKDLCTVTNSKYISADVGLDLNSLHNNMSSFDNNYLTLLGSANTLIVKKDRTSLITKEEYKQQIDERVKVLKKEFEETTSKYDKEKLNERIAALSGGIAKILIGGNTETEQKERKFKYEDATNAVKSAIDIGYVPGGGVTYLEIIKSNFLSEIHKKIEEELQNMGNQEDKKYLDLVGNLESEMELRKMGANIVVHSLDVITKQIADNAGVNGENVVKIILNAKDKYGFGYDVNTNKFVNMVENGIIDSTNVIISVIKNSCSIASMVLTTECMMVDSEKKDKGILDASISSPNYLQKHRRAGGYKRKMDHLDDEEDEDDLEDEEDEEEDEDEEEDDEEDEEDEEDEEEDDGYNYDE; translated from the exons atgAACGTGCGGCAGGCAGCGGCGCTCCTGCTGGTGGCCCTGGTGGGCTGCCTGCTGCAGTGCGGGCAAGGCGtgaagcggaagaggggAGTGAGCGGCCGGCGCAGGGGGCTCCTCAACAGGAGGCTCAAGTACATCAACAGCAAGTTGATAAGCAGGCGGAAGGAAAACTACgtgaaggtaaaaatgaCCGAAAATAAAGTGAAGGGCAAGGACATTATCTACGGAAACGAGTGCAGAAACGAGTTGCTACGAGGCATTCTAACCGTCTCAGATGTAGTGAAGCTGACATTAGGGCCGAGAGGAAGGAACGTCCTCCTCGAAAAGGAGTATGGAAGTCCCCTAATCATAAACGACGGAGTGAcgattgcaaaaaatatatctctAAAGGATAGGAAGAGAAACAATGGAGTTAAACTCATGCAGGAGAGTACCAACATATCAAATGACAAGGCAGGAGATGGCACGAGCTCCACAGCCCTAATGACAGCCACCATCACAAGGAAAGGCATCGACCAAGTTAATAGGAACCACAACCCGATACCAATACAAAGAGGTATACAGCTAGCTTCAAAAATGATTATAGAAAAGATAAAGTCTCTTTCCACTCCCATAAAAACGTATAAAGACATTCTTAACATCGCCACCATTGCAAGTAATAATGATACCCATATGGGCAGTATCATCGCTAATGCCTACGACAAGCTCGGCAAAAATGCGGCCATCATTCTGGACGATAACGCAGATATAAATGATAAGCTAGAATTCACTGAGGGCTATAATTTTGACCGCGGAATTATTAACCCCTACCTTctatataatgaaaataaagacCACATAGAATACAACAATGTCTCTACCCTCATTACGGACCAGAACGTAGATAACATTCAGTCCATTTTACCCATCCTGGAGATCTTCGCCAAGAACAAGCAGCCCCTCTGCATCATCGCCGACGACTTCAGCAACGAGGTGCTCCAGACCCTCATCATAAACAAGCTCAAGGGCGCCATCAAAGTG gtGCCCATAAGAGCCCCCTCCTTCGGGGACAGGCGCAAGGACTACCTGAAGGACCTCTGCACCGTGACGAACAGCAAGTACATAAGCGCGGACGTGGGCCTGGACCTGAACAGCCTGCACAACAACATGAGCTCCTTCGATAACAACTACCTCACCCTGCTGGGAAGTGCAAACACCCTCATCGTCAAGAAGGACAGAACGAGTCTGATCACCAAGGAGGAGTACAAACAGCAGATAGACGAGAGGGTTAAAGTGTTAAAGaaagaatttgaagaaacGACCTCCAAATATGATAAGGAGAAACTGAACGAGCGAATAGCTGCCCTGTCAGGTGGAATAGCCAAAATATTAATAGGAGGAAACACAGAAACggagcagaaggagaggaagttCAAATACGAGGATGCTACCAACGCAGTGAAGAGCGCAATCGACATTGGGTACGTCCCAGGAGGAGGAGTCACTTACCtcgaaataataaaatccAATTTCCTAAGCGAAATACACAAGAAAATTGAAGAAGAGCTTCAAAACATGGGCAACCAAGAGGATAAGAAGTACCTAGATTTAGTAGGCAATCTAGAATCCGAAATGGAGCTCCGAAAAATGGGAGCCAACATTGTAGTGCACAGCTTAGATGTAATCACCAAACAAATTGCAGACAACGCAGGAGTGAATGGGGAAAACGTCGTGAAAATCATTTTAAATGCAAAAGACAAATACGGATTCGGCTACGATGTAAATACAAATAAGTTTGTTAATATGGTTGAAAATGGAATTATTGACAGCACAAATGTGATCATAAGcgttattaaaaatagctGTAGTATAGCCAGCATGGTTTTGACCACCGAGTGTATGATGGTCGATAGTGAGAAGAAGGACAAGGGCATCCTAGACGCCAGCATCAGCTCGCCTAACTATCTGCAGAAGCATAGACGCGCGGGAGGGTACAAGAGGAAAATGGACCATCtggacgatgaggaggatgaggaCGACCtagaggatgaagaggatgaggaggaagacgaggatgaggaggaggacgatgaggaggatgaggaggacgaggaggacgaggaggaggacgacgggTACAACTACGACGAGTAG